AATATTTGATAATCACttaaaattcacattaaaaaCACATAATCATATCaattgatacagaaaaagcatctgaaaaaattcaacatccattttatCCATGATAAAACTTGCAGCAAGCTAGGAATAGAAAAATACATCCTCAACCTGATAAACAGCATCTACCCAAAACCCATATCTAACAAAGTACTTAatgatgaaagactgaatgctttcctcctaacatcaggaaaaagacaaggatatCTCCTCTCATCACTTCTACTCAACACTGTACTCAATGTTCTAGCTCACTCaataacacaaaaaagaaaaaaccaaattggaaaggaaaaaatgctttttttgcaGATAAGATCTAGGTAGAAAACCTAGAGAAATATACAGAAACTCTGCTATTCTTGACAGGTGAGATCAGAAAGGTTGTAAGATGTAAGGCTGTaccaatgcaatggacaagaacttgggcaaactttggggagatggtgagggacaggaaggcgaggtgtgttgcagtccatgggggtcacaaagagtcagatacaactgagcgactgaacaacaaaatataagGTTAACATACAAAACTCAAtcttatttctatatattattaaTGAAACAATTGAAATTAAAGTTTAATAAAGTAATAATATTTAACAACAGTATAAAATATGAATTCTTAGAGATAAATCTGACAAGAGGTGTCAAAGACATATACTGTCAACATCACAAGATATAaagtcaaaacaaaaatcaattatGTTTCCGTAAACGAGTGATGAGtgagagagtgaagtcactcagtcgtgtccagctctttgcgaccccatggactgtagcccaccaggctcctccatctgggGGCagctctaggcaagaacactggagtgggttgccatttccttctccaggggatcttcccaacccagagattgaacccgggtctcctgagttgtaggcagacgctttatcatcggAGCCAAACTAGTGATAGACAAtaacaaaacaattttttaaattaacaataacacaaaaagtaaataggtataaatctaacaaagtaTGTGCAAGTTCTGAATgctgaaaattgaaaaatattaattgatgaaagaaatcaaagacctaagtaaaaggagagacattttgtgttcatagatgggaaaaaataagATTTACCTTCTCCCCAAGTTGGTctattttttctaaagaaaataatggTTGATTCTAAATTTTATACGGAAAGGCAAAGGAGCTATAATAAcaaacaattctgaaaaagaaaaataaagttgaaggAATCACAGTACCCTATTTTAATGACTTGGTATAAAGctacaagaaacaagaaaaagggcTATTGGCAGTGGGagagacacaaaaataaactgaacagaatagagagcccagaaatagacccacatataTACAGCCAATTGATTTCTGACAAAGCTGCAGAAGCATTTCAATGAAGAAAGAACAGTGTTTTCAAAAAATGGTTCTGGAACATTCAAGTATCTCTATGAAAAACAAGGGACCTCAACCTAAATCTCacaccttattaaaaaaaaaaaactcaaaatgtatcataatcttcaatataaaatttaaaattatataactttCAGAAGAAGtcataggagaaaatcttcatAAACTAGAGCTAGGCAgagttcttagatatgacaccaaaaccataattcattaaaaataaatttaagaaatagtaacttcatcaaaattaaatatagtttcctctacagaaaaaaagaaaaggctttttTCTAAGAGAATAAAAGGAcaagctacagactgggagaaaatcctTACAAATCATAAATCAGAAGAACTTACATTCAAAGTGtataaagaattttcaaaatccAGCATGAAGAATACAACTCAATTAAGAAAATGACTATaagatttgaaaagatacttCACTGAACAGTAATATACAAATGGCAAAATAAGCACctgaaaaatgttcaacatcgtTAGGGAGACGCTAACTAAAATCACAATGTGATACTACCACATATCTATTagtgacaaaattttaaaaatagagtacgTCAGGTGTTTATGAGGACACACAGCAAAAGGAACTCTCAGACTTTGCTGCTTGGACTGAAAAATAGTATAGTCACTCAGAAAGACATTTTGACAGTTATTCGTAAAGTTTAAATATACacttaccatacaatccagcaaccccactcctggacatttaccctagagaaatgaaagcttaggttcacacaaaaacctgtacgtGAATGTTTATAAAAGCTCTATTCCTAACTGCCAAAACCTGGAATAACCTACCTGTCCTCCACAagtaaatggataaactgtggttcattcatacaatggaatactattaagcaaaaaaacaacaaactataGATATGTATATTATACAACAAACTATagatatgtatagatatatataacaacatggataaatctcataGGTAAGTCTCAAAACATTACATACtatatattctaattttataaacatcacattattattttataaaattaccaAAAAGACAAACTGCAGTAATGGAGAATAGATCAGTGGTTTTTGTGAGTAAGGGATGGGACAAGTGTATGAATCCAAGATTTAATCATAGTATAATTATAAAGGCACAAGGGAAATTTGAGGGGAGACGGAACTGTTCTAAACATTCATTGTGGTAGTTGTTAAATGAATTTTATAGATATATTTAGATCATAGAGTTGTATGCCAAGAATAAATCAGGTTTATTGcatgagaattaaaaaataaaccaaaaagactacattgaataaaaaaaaagtcttttcccAAAATAGATGCTCAGTTAACATCTGctgaaaaacactgaaaattgACTGCAGTTTCTGCTTTAACATTAATCTTATTTATATCCCTAAGCTTCAAATATGTAAATAACTTTTTGTAGCATCATTAACATTTTCTATCATGGTATCTGCCACAGAAAGATTTCTAGTTtacacaaaaaaataatttaaaatatcgaATGAAAGTCAGAAATCTATTATTCCAACCAATTATTTTAACCTTTAAAGACTATCATTGATAATAGGTaactttttctttatatcttgTATGCATATCTTTCTCATTAAAAAGGGAGCAGGATCTGTTCTTAAGTCATTACCCTAAGGCATGATACACAAAACAGATATTTGATGAATGTTTACATAATCAGCTAATCGTCATTAAACATTAAATGAGTAGTTGAGCCATTAATTTATCCTGAATATTAACTCTTTCTAGGATTTATCCTTTTCCTTGAATTAGTAAAACTGACTACTAAGATGTGTTCTTCCTTACTCAAACTACAGTGTGTACTCACATTGTGAGTTTGTGTCACTTCTATGCAGCTACACGCTTTCAGATTTTCTTTGCTAAGGACACATGGGGCATCTGTTTGCCTGCAGCTCCCGTGCAAGCAACCAAATGGGATCCCACTATACCATCCCTGTACTGACTTGTCACAGGTCTGACTAAGACTCATTCATTTCAATCAATTATCTAAGCAGATTGGTTAAATCATGTGTGTGAATGAATAAAAGcaacttcattaaaaaaacaaaaagaccattaattttgttctttgctttaaACTGTGTGAAAAAAGTGTGTTCCTACACtagaaaatgattaaaaacatAACCAAGGTTTTTAGACGAACCTAGCCTAAGAATTAACTACATCTTGAAAACTGTAAAGATGCTATTTGTATGTATTTACAACACAGAACAAGGATAATTCCCATACTTGTCTGGGAATTTTCTGTTTGTTAAGAAGTTTCTGTTTGTTAAGAGAATTATTTTATAGCTCTCCACACTGTTTTTAAGGTATTATTTCTGTTAACATAGCTAATGAGATATCTCTAATTTATCTAGGTTTCAGTcaaattttcaataaatttttgaaCTTTACAGCTCTGATAAATTAAACTATAAAGTATATTATAATGGTGCTGAAATATATTCACTTTTTATATCCTACAATATATGCTTTGATACCATATTACACCATTACTTGCAAAGAAACCAAACTAAACTGCTTTTGTCAGAAACCaatcaaaaatataataaacaatCTAACCAAAAGATGAAAACATTTAAGCTGATTGAAGCACTTAATGCAGTAATTTTATTTGGCCCATGACTAAGGTAATAAACACTAATGAGTTTGCTTAACTAAGAATGAACTATTTACATAAAGTTGTAGGTTTCGATATTTTAGCTCTGAGAACACTGTTAATATTTAATATGCTAATTAATAAGGACTGTAATCTATTATGATCAAGTAAATAATAAAGCCAATTTGCAAAAACAGTTTATATAGAAATAAGCCAGTTCTCAAACTTCCAAATTTTCATGAGCACCTCATCCACTGGCTTTAATTGAAGGACTTAACACTGGTTTCCTTCACACACCCCACCCCTGAATGTATCATTATGGGTACAGGAGTTCAAACCACAGAGAAGCACCCTCTCCTATAAAATTACATGGTCAATTATCCTTTAGATAATTTTCACAGTTTAGCACAGTTAACCATATCTGGCTAATCTGGGCACATAATTAAACCAGGCTCCTTGAAAATATCCATTTAAACTAAAtgtaatgaaaatgaatgaatttcttaCTATACTGCATTTACTCAGGGAGACTTTGTTTCAATTTAACCTGAAAAATCAACACTGCAAAACAATCCTAACTTGAATATATTTCAAATGTGTATAACAACCTAGCCTCAATATCATGAGAGGAATGTTCCTATGAAGTATTTGTAAAATTGGGGAAAACCTCAAAAAAGGGCATTTTCTAAACATGTGTAAGCACAGAGACATGATTATACCTGCCAGTTATAACAGAGCTATGTGATTATTAAGTTCACTTGGTGAAATCTCATTTCAGAAATCACTCAGACCTAAGTTTTTATAATAAAGGTATTCAAAGTTAGCTCCTCTCCCCAACATCTGACATTTATAATATAGGATTTTTAGGAAACTCTATTAAAAATTACCTGCTTCTGCAGCCACCTCTCATGCCTTCGTTGCTTCCGTCTCAGATTCTTCAGTTTGCTCTTCTCTCTCTTACTGAGCCTCTGATTAATGGTACCCAGTGAAAAACTGCCCGAGTGCAGGAAGTTTAGAGGAGAGAGGTGCTCTTCCTGGTCCTCAGCCTCCAGTGTGCTCCTGCCAGCTGCAGGCAGGTCCATCAGGAAAGTCAGGCTGTTAGGACTAGCATGGCCAGAATACACGGCAGAAGCTTCTAGACCACACTGAAATTCTCCTCCTCTTTGTGTCTGGGTCTCATGGGGAGCCACTGAAAATCTTTGCAGCAGCATATTAGGATCAAAACTGGATGAAATCTGAAAGGAACAGTTATTTTTATTCGATTCTAAAGGCAAGCTCGGAAGGTCAACAGGCTGTGTCTCATTGAGCCCAGGATATACAGTAGTCTTACTATGGATTTCATATAAAGTGGGTAATAAAGTCAGTTTCTCACTGATGCTCAGATCCAAACTATGTGATTTTCTATGAAAAGCTCTCGGAGTGCATCTGGTGGTCACAAGCTGCGGAACAAAAAGCTGGTATTTTGGATCTGATGCTTTGAAGAGCAGTTTTTCGTTCTTCATCTTGAAATATGTTGACCGTACCTCCAGGCAGAGTGCTTCAGTTAATCTTCCAGGACCATTATTATTTGGGCCCATGTTTAAAAACCTGTGATTTCTGTTTCTGGAGGCGCCACCTGTCAGCAGAGTTTCCTTGTCACAGCCTGACTGAACTCTAGGATGTGACAAGTATTTCAGCGATGGTCTCATTAGTCGGCCTGACGGTGTTGGCTGATAATCGGTACGGCTCTTGGAGAGATGTACAGCTGCAAGCTGGCCACAGGAACATTTTGGAGTGCTGACAAAATTAAAGCCCCCTAAACGGGCCCCACAGAAAGGGCAATTCAGTTTTCCAACTGTCCACTGGGCCTACAggtaataaaggaaaataaaaacaatgcttTCATTGTAAAGTAACCAAAGAGAatgtgagtttttgtttttgtttttttttaagccgaCCACATGAAAGTTTTTTATGCCACAGAAAAGGCCAGCTTTCTGTTTTCTGATTAGTAGACAGAACAGTAAATGGAAACAAACCTTCCAATAAACAGAGATAAGAAGCTCCAAAGGTCTAGAATGATAACATGGTGCACATCACACCCATCTAGACAATACTCCCaagattctaaagagtcttttaGACAATAGACTGAATATGGATACAGTGTGaactaatgaaaagaaaaatacactatGGAACCAGGAAGCAAATCAGTCTACAGAGCTTAATTTGCAAGTAAAATCTCACAGAAAAGTGTCTGTTTTGATACACTTCTTGCATACCAAGCACTGTGGGAGGGAACTTTACCCAAACAGCAGAATAAAGCTCTTCCTGCCTTTTTATATACAACTGAAAGATATTGGTTGCATGTATCAGATAGTTCATTTTCTCTATTCAGATTACAAATAAATAGTGAACTagcttaaaaatatcttttaacagAAATAGTGGAATATCTGAAATGTGCTAATACATTTTGCAAAGTTCAGGACACTTATAAGCAGTACCCTGGCATTCTCCCAGGAAATCACTACAATGTGAGAATGAATGCAAGAGATATCTAGCTAATGGtattttttaaccaaaaaagTAAGCTAGTCAGTGGAGAAAAGCAACTATATTTTTCCCAAATCATATTTGATATGATTTTCTATACTTTTCTAATACTTAGCtgttttgctgggagaaataatgaGGCCACAATGAACAGTTCCTGCTCTTATACTATTTCATTAAGGATTCTTAAAAGTGTGGTTTTTTCATTCTGATTGTGCCAGTTAGAGTCAttaattttcaagtttattttacatgtgtgtgcatacatgagTGATACCCACAGgatatttcattcacttcatagGACTATTCTAGGTACTGGGGGATATAATACATaacgaacaaaacaaaaacttttgaCTTCATGGAGTTTATATCCTAGTAGAGCATCCAGGTAATTAACATGATCATTAAgtcatttgtgtatgtgtatgtggatgtatatatatgtgcatatgtgtttgGATGTgcataataatttatatatgttatacaaACTTAAGCATATTTACAAGTTCTACATATCTTGTAAAATGTGTGTGTAAAacatagatagatatatatagtagagaagagagaaaggaagtgtTTAGTGATAATAGCTGGGAGAGGCAGCTGATAGATTGGCCAGGTGATGCCTCAATTAAGAATAAAGACCTAAGAAAATGATGGAACAAGTCGGTAGTGGTGGAAAGAGAATTCAAAGAAGGGGAATTTTCAAGTGCAAAGTCTGAGTTATAGAAGTACTCAGAGCACTCCAGTAATAATGAAAGCAGTAAGTGTAATCAAGAGTTACATACACATTCATGTTTCCTAAAACAATGCATTCAAGAAAAATAGCTCCAAAATGAGGACAATAACATTCTGAAAGTAGCATATTCCTAAATTTACTCAGAAACTAAGGAACTTACTTTTTGTATCAGGCAATGTATCCATTCTGGAAGGGCTTCTATATTCATGTGCCACACATgacaaatattttcatcatcagcTGAATCATTTGTATTCTGTTATATCAAAATGCATGATATTAGTCATGACTAGTTCAgattttatttcacaaaattcatatttaagtaaaacacaaaaatataaattcactTTTAGGTAGGAAGGAAATACACACTGCCCTTCTCTCCTTATTCCCTCCCATTGCCAAGACAAatctataaagtttttttttttttttcatggaatagCCACATTTAAActgacaaaaaacaaacaaaaaaatccctctACTTCATTGAGACCATCAAATTAAAACATGAGCACAAAGTCACTGAATGGACAAATTTGGCACCCTATTTCATTCTGTGTGTGAGAAAAACTATTCATGACAACTTTCCCCAGCCTTCAATCTCTGATTCTAATAACAGATTAAAGGAGTTACTATATTCACCATCAAGATGCTCAAGAAAAGTTTAAAAGGGGAACGCCACACTTTCactaatggttaggactccatgctttcactgctgagggcctgggtttgatccctgtttggggaactaagatcctagtGTGgcacagcaaaaggaaaaagagaagaaaaaagctttAGAGGATTGGGGGAGAAGAATAATTGTGCAGGGAGCTATAAAGGCCCTAAGTTTCAGCTGTGTAAGTACGGCGAAAATTTCAGGGACAATTTTGGCCTTTTGAAGTAGATTTGCAGAAGTAAATGTGATCTATAGTTGAGACACTATGACTTCCCAGTTGGTTCTTTAGTACTTCTGTGACCTTAGGACAGTTGCTTtacttctctgagtctctgtttctTTTCCCCTTAAACTCCGCTGGATAATTGGCTCAGATCCCTTCCGGGTCTACAGAATTTCATTCTATGAGATGACAGAAAGGGTTGATTGACAAGAACAGGGCAAGTACATAGCAGATGGGAACAACACAAAGAACGGCCTATGCCAAAGTTGTGACAACGGAAGCGAAAAGGGCCCTGGGGAACTATTTGGGGTGGATTTGAAGCCTGTCTGTCTCTAGGCAAGAGCAGTACTTGGGACAGAGAGAAACAAGGCAACATTGCTAAAAGTATGGCTGGAAAGGCCTGGAAAAAAACGGAAAGCATTTGCAACAAGTCCAGGAGATGATCTACTGAGGACCAATCTCTATTCTGGCTGAAAATATTATCATATGAAAATATCACATTATTTAATATGTTAACTACCTCAACATACTGTGAAATAGATTTAATAATAAGTACATCTCTAATACACTTTCTAAAGCAagtgaaaaagaagtaaatatacTCAGAATTATGATATTATAAGAATATATCACCtaaaaaaatattataacttTTCTATggaaatatatgtacataaatagaAAAGGTACCTTACAGGCTATGTACCAAATTGACATCACATggtttgaagaaagaaagaacttcAAGATTAGGAAAGTTATTAAAAGGAAACTAACTTTTATGGAAAATTGTTTTAATGGGAAAATAAGTTATACTTACataattaaaattgtatttaaaattgatgtaaataaaatacattgaTTACTTCTGGTCCTGACAATACTAAAGTAAGTGGGATTAGACATGCCCTCACCATTACAACTGATAAAACTAGGCAAAATATACTATTGTTTTAAGACATTagaccaaagaagaaaaaaaaaaagcacagggcTGTGATCTCTCAGAGAAGTCAAATAAATGAGGTTAGCCTAAAAATAACCCTGGATATCTGCCTCAGGGAATTTTCAGAACCTTGGTGTAGGGAGGAGGAACTCAATTAGTGTATGGCAGCCTTGCTGATTTAAGACTAAGAACAGAGGCTATAAAGGCTAAACAGCTAGAATTTACAGGACTGTTGTACCAGCAAGGAGAGACCTGTAATTagaaaaaagttccagaaatCTGTATAGTAATTCCTCTAAATTTTTGGTTGAATACCATTATGGAGGTATGAAGGGTGAGATATCAGACAATCAGATAAAGAAAATTTACCCTGGAAAAGACATCTTCCAGTGAAGCATAACTATTCAACTAGGGCTCACAGTAAAGCTGGGAAGATGTTCAAGTCCCAAGCAGCCAGAGTAGAAGGATCTCAAGGAATATATGGAGTAtttaggagacagaggatgagatggctggatgccatcgccgactcgacggatgtgagtttgagtgaacccaggagttggtgatggacagggaggtctggcgtgctgcaattcatggggtcggacacgactgagtgacagaactgaactgaactgactgaggagaGGTTCCAGCAGAGTTCTGTCTTAAAAGTGGGGCTAAATTAGCCCAAGAGTAAAGGTTACTAAAAAGCAACCCTAATAAAGTTGGCCTCCAAAGAATGAAATTCAATCATAAATAACTCATATGTCTGCTAAAACATTCTTTACAGGAAGAATAATATCCAGACACTCAGTAATGTTAAATCAAAATGTTGTACCTACAAGAGAAATTACTAGATTATGTACCCAAAAAAAAGTGACCTACAACCAGGAGAAAAATTGTTCAATGGAAATATCCCCCACGTTCCATCATGTTGAAGTTTGGTAGAAAACTCATGCTGATGTttgtcagaaaccaacacaattctctaaagcatttatccttcaattaaaaaataaagaaaaaagaatctcccCCAAAGTGGAGAAGATTGAATAAATAGACAGACTTTAAATCAGCTATGACATATTTTCATGAGTATAACAAGAAGATAAATTACCTTAATACTAAATGAATGGTTTACCTAGAGAAAAAACTTCTGAAATTAAAACTTTCACTTATTAGCAAATTGATACTGTAGAAGAAAAATCAGTGAACATGAACATACAGaagtaaaaatgatgaaaaaaaaatctagcataggaagaaaaaaagaggaaaaaaatgagcaaaattgaAGTGACTTATGGGAAACATCAAATAGTGTAACATAAATGTAAatgccccttcatggatcacagccttgtcatggcaaagggacTTGAGTAACtcaatgagccatgctgtgcagggccacccaaggctAAAGGGTCATAgcaaagagttctgacaaaacatggtccacccactccagtattcttgcctcgagcaccccatgaacagtataaaaaggcagaaagatatgacactacaagatgagctccccaggtcagaaggtgtccaatatgctcctggggaagagtggagggattgctgggagaaatatcaaacctcaaatatgcagatgacatcactctaatggcagaaagcagagaggaactaaagagcctcttgatgaaggtgaaataagagactgaaaaagctggtttgaaattcacattaaaaaagactaagagcatggcatctggtcccatcacttcatggcaaatagaaaggggaaaaatggaagcagagacagattttattttcatgggctcta
The sequence above is a segment of the Capra hircus breed San Clemente chromosome 20, ASM170441v1, whole genome shotgun sequence genome. Coding sequences within it:
- the RNF180 gene encoding E3 ubiquitin-protein ligase RNF180 isoform X2 — its product is MKRSKELVTKNHNQEDISILRCWKCRKCIASSGCFMEYLENQVTKNTNDSADDENICHVWHMNIEALPEWIHCLIQKAQWTVGKLNCPFCGARLGGFNFVSTPKCSCGQLAAVHLSKSRTDYQPTPSGRLMRPSLKYLSHPRVQSGCDKETLLTGGASRNRNHRFLNMGPNNNGPGRLTEALCLEVRSTYFKMKNEKLLFKASDPKYQLFVPQLVTTRCTPRAFHRKSHSLDLSISEKLTLLPTLYEIHSKTTVYPGLNETQPVDLPSLPLESNKNNCSFQISSSFDPNMLLQRFSVAPHETQTQRGGEFQCGLEASAVYSGHASPNSLTFLMDLPAAGRSTLEAEDQEEHLSPLNFLHSGSFSLGTINQRLSKREKSKLKNLRRKQRRHERWLQKQTLDNEMSTDDDNEYAEEKESYICAVCLDVYFNPYMCYPCHHIFCEPCLRTLAKDNPASTPCPLCRTIISRVFFQTELNNATKTFFTKEYLKRKQSFQKSSSAKWPLPNCRKAFHLFGGFHRRAAPVTRRQFPHGAHRMDYLHFEDDSRGWWFDMDMVIIYIYSVNWVIGFIVFCFLCYFFFPF
- the RNF180 gene encoding E3 ubiquitin-protein ligase RNF180 isoform X1: MKRSKELVTKNHNQEDISILRCWKCRKCIASSGCFMEYLENQVTKNTNDSADDENICHVWHMNIEALPEWIHCLIQKAQWTVGKLNCPFCGARLGGFNFVSTPKCSCGQLAAVHLSKSRTDYQPTPSGRLMRPSLKYLSHPRVQSGCDKETLLTGGASRNRNHRFLNMGPNNNGPGRLTEALCLEVRSTYFKMKNEKLLFKASDPKYQLFVPQLVTTRCTPRAFHRKSHSLDLSISEKLTLLPTLYEIHSKTTVYPGLNETQPVDLPSLPLESNKNNCSFQISSSFDPNMLLQRFSVAPHETQTQRGGEFQCGLEASAVYSGHASPNSLTFLMDLPAAGRSTLEAEDQEEHLSPLNFLHSGSFSLGTINQRLSKREKSKLKNLRRKQRRHERWLQKQGKCPGVGLLDCMTLDNEMSTDDDNEYAEEKESYICAVCLDVYFNPYMCYPCHHIFCEPCLRTLAKDNPASTPCPLCRTIISRVFFQTELNNATKTFFTKEYLKRKQSFQKSSSAKWPLPNCRKAFHLFGGFHRRAAPVTRRQFPHGAHRMDYLHFEDDSRGWWFDMDMVIIYIYSVNWVIGFIVFCFLCYFFFPF